The Pseudonocardia broussonetiae DNA segment GTCGCCAAGGATCTCGGCGTGTTCAACATCGCCGGTGCCCTCCCCTTCTCCATCGCGCCGGCGATCGCCCCGGCCATCCTGGCGATCGGCAACGGCAGCTACGGCGTGCTGTACGCGGTCGCCGGGATCTGCGCCACCATCGGGGCCCTCGCCATCCTGCCCGTGAAGGGTGTCCGGTGAACGGCGCGTCTGGCGCCGGCCGCGACGGATGCCGGTACACGACCCGGTCGTCCGACGATGAGGACCCCCGACAGCGTTCCTATGGCTCTCGATGTCGTGCGCTCCGGCCCGTCAAGTGGTCTGCCGTTGCGCCCAGACGAACATCAACGCGACGTTGACCACGACGACGACCACGAAGCCGGCCGCGAGCACCGGCCCGGCGGTAGCGGCGATCCCGGCGGTTGCTGCGGCGAACAGACCGAGCTCGACGAGCAGCCGAGCGGGATCGGCGAGTCGCCACGGCGCCCGGCCTTCCCTCGGAAGACCTCCCCGTGCGCCACTGGTCCCGGCAACGACGCCGAGTCGATGTCGGCGCACCACTCCGGCCATCGGGTGATGTCAGCCAGCAGGTCCCAGACGAGTTCCGGGGCGGCCGCGATCGCAATCGTTCCTGCCGCGGTGACCGGAGCGGATTCGTCGATATGCACAGTGGTCATCCTTCTTCTTGGTAGGTGTGAGCATCAGCTCGTACATGACGATCGGCACCGCGATGGCGGCGGCAAGGGTCGGGAGGACGGCCGAACGTCGCCTACTCAACTTCGGCGCTCATCACGAACCCGGGCCCGACGGTCAAGGGGATGACCAGCCAGATCACCCCGGGGACCCCAAGGTGGGCCCACTGCTGGGCGGTCGGGACTTCGTCGAACAGGGCGCTTTGCGCGTAGTCGAAGTCGACCCAGGGCTGCAGGTCGCGGAACCAGTCCTGCGAAGCGGCGAGGATGATGAACAGCGTCGGCAGCACGAATGAGTAGACGAAGTAGGCCACGAGCGCCCCGGCCGAGCCGCGGATCAGCAGGCGGTGAAGCTGACGTCGTCGACCGCGGTGAAGGCACCGTGATTCCTGGTGACCGACTCGACGGTGATCATGGCTCGAATTCTGGCCGGGACGTGGTCGGCTCGGGATCGGTCATCTCGTGCCCCTCATTTGATTGTCATGGGCGAGCGGAGAACTTCGTGACGCAGGTAACGGGGGCGCATTCGTCAGCGCCACGCGTCCCCGGGCGCCCTGACGTAGCGTCTCCAGACGTATCCCCACGGGATGACGACGAGGAGGATGACGACAAAGGAACAGCTGAACAGGAGGTCGCTGGTTGCGGCGTCCATATCGTCGGCGACCAGGTGAGGGAGAGCGACCGCAGCGAACCAGATCGCTTTGAAGACCACGTCGAGCAGGAGGATCGGCAGCATCCGGACGGGGTATCGCAGCCCGAGGAGTGCCAGGAGCGACATGCCCGTCAGCAGGCAGATGAGTGCCGCTTCCAGCGCCGGGAAAGATGGCGCGTCCTGGATGAGGATCGGCCACTTGACAATCGCCAGCCCCACTCCCATGAATGCGTAGCCGAAACGCATGACGTTCAGACGGCGCGTGGACAGCTCCTTATCGACAGCAGTTGTATCGCTGGTCCGGGCCGCGCTGGACGACCGCTGAGCCGCTTGCTGGACGCTCGCTCGGTCGGGTTCTCCCTGGACGGCAGTTACGATCTTGTCTCGTGAGCTCATGACCAGCTCCTTTCTTCAGTCATTGTGGGTGCGGATGTGGTCACCAGCGTCGTGCAGTCGCACTACGTGCGAGTCGCTGTGATCGCGGGCCAAGCATGGCTGCGGAAACGGTCCCGCACATCGGCGGGTGGAATAGAACCGCTTATCGGAAAGACGCTCTGCGCCCCGGTCGGCACCGTCTTTCGTCGGGGTCGCATGTGACTGTCGTCGGTGTCCTGCCCGCGGGCCGGGCTCTACGCTCGGGGCATGTCCGGGCCACGCAGGTTCTCAGCCGAGCGGCTGGTGCCGGCGTCGCTGCTGGCACCAGCCGATCCGGCCCGGTCGCACGCGACCGGTCCGCGGACCGGTCGCGACATGGCCCTCGACGCTGCCGGGTGCCTCCTCGCCGCCGCACTCGGGGCGCTCTTCATCATCCCGACACTGCGCGACAGCGCCGGCCTGTTGTCGACCCAGCAACCGGCCTGTTGTCGACCCAGCAACTGGTCGTCGACATCGCCTGCGGGTCCCTGGCCTGCCTCGCACTGTGGTCGCGGCGGCGCTGGCCACTCGGCGTTGCGCTGGTCTGTGCGGTGCTGGGGGCGCTCTCGATCTCCGCGACCCCCGCCGGGCTCCTCGCGCTGTTCTCCCTCGCTGTGCACCGCAGCGCCCGGCCGGCGCTGCTCGTCGCTGCGCTGTGGATCCCCGCTCTCCTGGTCTTCGCGGTCTACAGCCCGACGACCGACGCGCTCTCGGTGGTCCTGGTGGTCGCCCCCCTCGCGTTCGCGGCCACCGCGTGGGGAATGTTCGTCCGGGCCCGACGCCAGCTGCTCCTCACGCTGCGCGAGCGTGCCCTGCGCGCCGAGGCCGATCAGCGCCTGCACGCCAACCGGATCCGGATGGCCGAACGCACCCGGATCGCACGCGAGATGCACGACGTGCTCGCCCACCGGATCTCGCTGGTGGCGTTGCACGCGGGCGCGCTCGAGGTCCGGCCCGACCTGCCACCGGAGAAGGTGCGGGAGACCGCCGAGCTGCTGCGCTCGACCGCCTGCCAGGCACTCGAGGAGTTGGGTGCCGTGATCGGGGTGCTCCGCGAGGAGCCGGGGCAGGAGCCGGCGCCAGCAGCTCCGCAGCCGACTCTGTCGGACATTCCTCGCCTGGTCGAGGAGACTCGACGGGCCGGCGCGAAGATCGACCTCGAGATGTCCGTGGACCACCCCGATGCCGCGCCCAGCGCGCTGGGCCGCGACGCCTACCGCATCGTGCAGGAGGCGCTCACCAACATCCGCAAGCACGCCCGCGATACGGCGGTACGGGTGCGGATCACCGGTGCGGCGGATCGCGGCTTGCACGTCAGCGTGCGGAACCGCCTGCCCATCGACACGCATGCCGGACCGGCGCTGCCGGGTTCAGGTGCCGGCCTGCTCGGGCTGCAGGAACGGGTCACCCTCGCCGGCGGCACACTCGTGCACGGCCCGGACGGGTTGGGCGACTTCGTGGTGGAGGCCGAGCTGCGGTGGTGAACGTGCGTGTGCTGCTGGTCGACGACGACGCGCTGGTGCGCGCCGGCCTGCGCATGATCCTGTCCTCGGCCGCGGACCTGGAGCTCGTGGGCGAGGCGGACGACGGCGCCCGGGCAGTCGCCGCGGTGCGCGAGCACCGGCCAGACGTCGTGCTGATGGACATCCGCATGCCCGAGATGGACGGAATCGCCGCGACCGCCGCGCTGCGGCGGCTCGACGCACCGCCGCAGGTGATCGTGCTGACCACGTATCAAGCAGACGCTCAGGTGATGAGCGCGCTGCGTGCCGGTGCGAGCGGGTTCTTGCTCAAGCACACCCCGCCCGCGGAGATCGTGAACGCCGTGCGGCTGGTCGCCGCGGGCGAGGCGATGCTCTCGCCGTCGGTCACCCGCACGCTGCTCTCACATTTCGGCGATGCCCAGGCAAACGAGCGCCGGCGCGCCGCCGCGCAGCGGCTGGCCACGCTCACCGATCGCGAGCGTGAGGTGGCGGTCGCGGTCGGGTCCGGGGCCTCCAACGCGGAGGTGGCCGCCGCGCTGTTCATGAGCGAGGCGACGGTCAAGGCGCACGTGTCGCGCCTGTTCACCAAACTCGACGTCGCCAACCGCGTGCAGGTCGCGATGGTCGTGCACGACGCCGACCAGTCCTGACGCCCTTCACCACGGACTGCGGCCTGATGACCTTGCCCGATGGACGATCGAGCTGTCCACCGAAGCGCCGGACCGTCACCGTCCGGAGGCCGATGCCGGGCGCGGCGCCATGTTGTCGACCTCGGTCGCAACCGGCTCATCGGCCTCTCGCCGTCCGAGGTCGTCGAGATCGAAGTCGGCGTGCACGGTTCCGGTCGGCGCCGACGTCGTGCTCATCGAGCCATCCGAGCCACAGCAGCCCGTTGAGACACCTGGCTCGGCTGGGGCAGGAGCAGCGGCCAGGTCGGCGGGTGCTCTTGAGCTCAGGACGAGCCCCCCTCCATGGTTGGCTGTTGCTTGTCGGGTGCGCTGTGCTGGTCGGCGCCGGGGATGGTGACGATGACCTTCGCACGGGCGTGCTCGGTCTCGAGGTACCGGAGGGCATCGGCGCTGTGGTCGAGATCGAAGACCCGGTCGATGACCGGGGTGACCGATCCGGAGGCGACGAGCGCCGCGAGCTCTTCCAGGCGCTCGGTGGTCGGCTGTGCTTGCGGGATGACGATCCGCGGGCCTGGCAGGCGTGCCATGAGCTGGGCCCGGACCAGCAGTCCGAGCGGGCCGATCCAGCGGCCCTCACCGGAGACGCCGCCGCCGGAGAGCACCAAGGTGCCGGCGGGATGGACGAGCCGGCGGAGGTCACGCAGCGACCGGTTCCCGACGAGGTCGAGGACCATGTCGTAGCGGTCCGGT contains these protein-coding regions:
- a CDS encoding DUF2568 domain-containing protein; protein product: MAGVVRRHRLGVVAGTSGARGGLPREGRAPWRLADPARLLVELGLFAAATAGIAATAGPVLAAGFVVVVVVNVALMFVWAQRQTT
- a CDS encoding response regulator transcription factor: MVNVRVLLVDDDALVRAGLRMILSSAADLELVGEADDGARAVAAVREHRPDVVLMDIRMPEMDGIAATAALRRLDAPPQVIVLTTYQADAQVMSALRAGASGFLLKHTPPAEIVNAVRLVAAGEAMLSPSVTRTLLSHFGDAQANERRRAAAQRLATLTDREREVAVAVGSGASNAEVAAALFMSEATVKAHVSRLFTKLDVANRVQVAMVVHDADQS
- a CDS encoding sensor histidine kinase — translated: MPPRRRTRGALHHPDTARQRRPVVDPATGLLSTQQLVVDIACGSLACLALWSRRRWPLGVALVCAVLGALSISATPAGLLALFSLAVHRSARPALLVAALWIPALLVFAVYSPTTDALSVVLVVAPLAFAATAWGMFVRARRQLLLTLRERALRAEADQRLHANRIRMAERTRIAREMHDVLAHRISLVALHAGALEVRPDLPPEKVRETAELLRSTACQALEELGAVIGVLREEPGQEPAPAAPQPTLSDIPRLVEETRRAGAKIDLEMSVDHPDAAPSALGRDAYRIVQEALTNIRKHARDTAVRVRITGAADRGLHVSVRNRLPIDTHAGPALPGSGAGLLGLQERVTLAGGTLVHGPDGLGDFVVEAELRW